CCGCCTCCGGCCACAAGACGCGGCGCTTCGACGACGTGCTGGACGAGGTCAAGGGCTTCTTCGAGGTGCACAAGGGCCTGGGCACGCACCCGGGCGGCATCCACGTGGAGCTGACCGGCGACGACGTGACGGAGTGCGTGGGCGGCGGCGACGAGATCTTCGTCGACGACCTGCACCAGCGGTACGAGACGGCCTGCGACCCGCGGCTCAACCGCAGCCAGTCGCTGGACCTGGCGTTCCTGGTGGCGGAGATGTACCGGTCCTGAGCTGACGCGGAACCCGATGGTGCGGTGCCCCGGAACGTGGTCCGAGCCACATTCCGGGGCACTGTTCCGTTCTCTCCGGGGCGGGGTAAGGTAAGGCATGCCTCAGTAAGCCATCGGAGGGTGAAGCGTGTTCGTCTGCTCGTGCTTCGGGATCACGGAGCAGCAGGTGCGTGACCACGCCGCGGCCGGGGCTTGCACCCCGCGGCAGATCGCCTCCGAGTGCAAGGCCGGCACGGACTGCGGTTCCTGCGTGCGCCGCATCCAGGGGCTG
Above is a window of Streptomyces sp. NBC_01803 DNA encoding:
- a CDS encoding (2Fe-2S)-binding protein; translated protein: MFVCSCFGITEQQVRDHAAAGACTPRQIASECKAGTDCGSCVRRIQGLLGRGAVARDRADAAVPAVSAVSAVI